From Salarias fasciatus chromosome 5, fSalaFa1.1, whole genome shotgun sequence, a single genomic window includes:
- the wnk2 gene encoding serine/threonine-protein kinase WNK2, producing the protein MDSAEDSSKDPLGSTFSSAPNLDSDINANACRPVYENGTDHNVNIQNAALRGASDPSAYPSTDYRGLVRQRFVRRSLWVSDAEEQPVDPPELISSSPVLNIDLRTIVDRSRTRVLHGTRLQETSSTESQVGLKDSATESASADEEKGDRGESEPRAEVGGADVTGKAGSDENEEEPGMKAVSTSPGGRFLKFDIELGRGSFKTVYKGLDTDTWVEVAWCELQERKLSKAERQRFKEEAEMLKALQHPNIVRFYDFWESPLKGKKCIVLVTELMTSGTLKTYLKRFKVMKPKVLRSWCRQILKGLHFLHTRAPPIIHRDLKCDNIFITGPTGSVKIGDLGLATLKRASFAKSVIGTPEFMAPEMYEEHYDEAVDVYAFGMCMLEMATSEYPYSECQNAAQIYRKVTSGVKPASYSKVSDPEIKEIIGECICHRWEERFSIKDLLNHAFFAEDTGVRVELNEDDDGKKATIALKLWVEDPKKLKGKYKDTGAIEFTFDLVNEIPEVVAQEMVESGFFLDSDVKIVGKSIRDRVALIKWRRGRTVSSNGNGDVAVKKIQQNLLQVPGAGGTQISTLAATDYEDQDGEQQTLTCTVPVTSATSDGGLGNTMQLDELNNQQNGPYHSLPEPISTAQIIYSPPAQCDPQLHQGPYQPPAAQTTHENYTQAATQLQQGAYQQAAGQLHPGAYQQPGAEPQQGPYQCQTTVSAPATPGPAAHQSRQAAQSYPAAAPPLQTQLTAQPSQEQCHLQPAAFLPQLLSADQPASHLSPPDTSTSFPQSVSSAPPQLLPLQITTQFSSPYAVVQTGGLRPRPVSPSPLSSAYSSSDPPMSSSYYSPSPRHYSLPLTPHAALPSVPSLGSPQTPLSTPQHVPSMALPIPLLVMTMPPVVPLQQGGPPTCQSSLGFHPTHHLPLSQVQPTPYPTLNPEQELAELPVQAIAPHGTLGDAQLLAPVQTPLWGSKADTEATAAGPDFTIAPTVSVLDPASASVSAIAQVETQGPAQTQAPVRAQDAVPVSAQVGTVTQTPTPSLKAPTPVPIQVPTTSHSPHSAPVSTSAATLELTKVSSLSSDTPSVVGKPQISVAGLASGSASVGLPAAVQPAAAAPVSAAAPPLQPAGIHTAVSLPECANLTTAQLNLETTSSTLQQEPCLEDVHRDKPTSLPSYAYDSVNSDVASGKETSDGYDSLASGGKGDGKPRKHHRKSARTRSRQEKTSKPKLSMLNVCNTGDKMVECQLETHNHKMVTFKFDLDGDAPEEIATYMVENGFILPLEKEIFIDQLKDIVDKAEDMLSEDLEGERDSALSCSPLQGQMSEGLAGENQQSGAQQPVYQQNVLHTGKRWFIICPVEETPTSSQETASDGTATQSPGSSAATQPSDMSTARPPTSRAENGSSSTMSGGSGGFSYDVYGFCSPPIMSNTDPLLLATLSPPVSAPPTLQSVSSVEPAGSSLQQSVHQAQPARAQTFPSSSPHASFAVEDSKGSPLGSVSPVHASQQMPDLTCPASIADEVPCCPLVMPLSLDVSTSQGGSPLTPLPLQESGSAKDQPSVSYAPAARGERPQQPVVLHQPFSTVGGTKVPSLPQSPAPSQHAVGPTESDGEGRIGRGGFVDSTIKTLDEKLRNLLYQEYAPMYPSGSSAETPGSGTEYIQSPPGPDSATGGSGNSTPGPIGEGRYRGGEQLPQIPERMDSLSTLSDSAVCASLSRRNVPHSISCSGTRGRFKIMSVPPEVANRRDVKQRSWSSAASPAHPAGYNGDHAHPEAMATSTTIGRFSVVSTEDDITQRTRCSRYSAPPDFYLDTPPSMAKRGSLPRAVTSASVPVDVTVHARFLSSDSGAESSPAKLAHATPSQHSRSERRGSDLMKRAVAFLRRSGRSSSVQSSDSPSRHGGGVHGSAYASSDNDSEMEDSDIKRELQRLREKHLREISELQAHQRGEVELLYRRLGKPPPPGLGLSHTAPHAGRRKRSSKHRLKPGKLLSPLVQQFRNVTTKTSDSSRNSAATGAGEPTVSLNGSPAKGPFPTHSRARSCTSHLPSSTEPVQTQQPCSLKGSLSSDNIYTGLHGDGAGTQAPPGQGWSNYPQPSERVTYKSSSKPRARFLSGPVSLSIWSTLKRLCLGKERGSRSGASASGAFNQPQQLPSGVAPSPHQPVIGLAQAQANNSNNKRGTHSGTPMSALESNLAEDLQRLMDDWAQEVLIVTHRPRTNSLSISGQKLCDQVEPPEQLYRNTEMPSWTAPGSEGNSAPLSWPDSPGTTVVARPSAGPHPSYQLCSPAPFQALSSPLPVSPWPGLLFPLPSVFAFPDMPAAAQDPHCPVPAPSYQPADPKARTL; encoded by the exons ATGGATTCGGCGGAGGATTCCAGCAAAGATCCGCTCGGATCCACGTTTTCCTCGGCTCCTAATTTGGACTCGGACATTAATGCAAATGCCTGCAGGCCCGTGTACGAGAATGGGACGGATCACAATGTCAACATACAGAACGCTGCCCTGCGTGGCGCGAGTGACCCCAGCGCGTACCCCTCCACGGACTACCGGGGGCTGGTGCGCCAGAGGTTCGTCCGCCGGAGCCTGTGGGTGTCGGACGCCGAGGAGCAGCCGGTGGACCCGCCGGAGCtcatcagcagcagcccggTGCTCAACATAGACCTGAGGACCATTGTGGACCGGAGTCGGACCCGCGTCCTGCACGGCACGCGCCTCCAGGAGACCTCCAGCACGGAGAGCCAGGTGGGCCTGAAAGACAGCGCCACGGAGAGCGCGAGCGCGGACGAGGAGAAGGGGGACAGGGGCGAGAGCGAGCCCCGGGCGGAGGTGGGGGGCGCGGATGTCACAGGTAAAGCCGGAAGTGATGAAAACGAAGAGGAGCCTGGGATGAAGGCCGTGTCCACCTCGCCTGGGGGGCGGTTCCTCAAGTTTGACATTGAGCTCGGAAGAGGATCCTTCAAGACCGTCTATAAAGGTCTGGACACGGACACCTGGGTGGAGGTGGCATGGTGTGAACTGCAG GAACGGAAACTGTCCAAAGCTGAGAGACAGAGGTTCAAAGAAGAAGCGGAGATGTTAAAAGCTCTGCAGCATCCTAACATCGTGCGCTTCTACGACTTCTGGGAGTCGCCGCTGAAAGGGAAGAAGTGTATTGTTCTGGTGACAGAGCTAATGACCTCAGGGACACTAAAAAC GTATCTGAAGCGCTTTAAGGTCATGAAGCCCAAAGTTTTGAGGAGCTGGTGCAGACAGATTCTCAAAggcctccacttcctccacacAAGGGCGCCTCCCATCATCCACAGAGACCTCAAGTGTGACAACATCTTCATCACCGGACCGACGGGCTCCGTCAAAATAGGCGATCTGGGCCTGGCCACACTGAAGAGGGCCTCTTTTGCTAAGAGTGTGATCG GTACTCCGGAGTTCATGGCTCCGGAGATGTACGAGGAGCACTATGACGAGGCCGTGGACGTCTACGCCTTCGGGATGTGCATGTTGGAGATGGCCACTTCAGAGTACCCCTACTCCGAGTGTCAGAACGCCGCTCAGATTTACCGCAAAGTCACCAGC GGGGTGAAACCTGCCAGCTACAGCAAAGTCAGTGACCCAGAAATCAAGGAAATAATCGGCGAGTGTATCTGTCACAGGTGGGAGGAAAG GTTCTCCATCAAGGACCTCCTGAATCACGCCTTCTTTGCAGAGGACACAGGCGTGAGGGTCGAGCTCAACGAGGACGACGATGGGAAGAAAGCAACGATCGCTCTCAAGCTCTGGGTCGAGGATCCCAAAAAGCTGAAGGGGAAATACAAAGACACCGGCGCCATCGAGTTTACCTTCGACCTGGTGAACGAGATCCCAGAAGTTGTTGCTCAAGAAATG GTGGAATCTGGTTTTTTCCTGGATAGTGACGTGAAGATAGTTGGGAAGTCCATCCGAGACCGCGTTGCTCTGATCAAATGGAGACGGGGGCGTACCGTTTCATCAAATGGAAACGGTGACGTCGCTGTGAAGAAGATACAGCAGAACTTACTGCAGGTGCCCGGCGCCGGCGGAACACAGATATCCACGCTCGCCGCCACAGATTACGAGGATCAGGACGGCGAGCAGCAGACTCTGACCTGTACAGTGCCAGTGACGTCTGCCACAT CCGACGGTGGACTGGGCAACACGATGCAGTTAGACGAACTGAACAATCAGCAGAACGGCCCCTACCACTCACTTCCGGAGCCTATTTCTACCGCGCAGATAATCTACAGTCCTCCTGCACAGTGCGACCCTCAGCTGCACCAGGGACCCTACCAGCCGCCCGCCGCTCAGACGACGCACGAAAACTACACACAAGCAGCTACACAGTTACAGCAGGGGGCGTACCAGCAGGCCGCGGGGCAGCTCCACCCCGGGGCCTACCAGCAGCCTGGAGCAGAGCCGCAGCAGGGGCCTTATCAGTGTCAGACC ACAGTCTCTGCTCCAGCGACACCGGGCCCTGCAGCGCACCAGAGCAGACAGGCGGCGCAGAGTTACCCGGCTGCAGCCCCGCCTCTCCAGACCCAGCTGACGGCCCAGCCCAGCCAGGAACAG TGCCATCTCCAACCAGCTGCTTTCCTGCCCCAG CTGTTATCTGCTGACCAGCCTGCATCCCACCTGAGTCCTCCTGACACATCTACCAGTTTCccacagtcagtctccagtgCTCCTCCCCaactcctgcccctgcagaTCACCACACAG TTTTCCTCACCATACGCAGTTGTTCAAACAGGGGGCCTCAGGCCCCGTCCAGTCTCCCCATCTCCTCTGTCGTCTGCCTACAGCAGCAGTGACCCTCCTATGTCTAGCTCCTACTACTCACCCTCGCCACGCCATTACTCTCTTCCTCTGACCCCTCACGCCGCGTTGCCCTCTGTACCAAGTCTTGGCAGCCCCCAGACCCCTCTGTCCACGCCTCAGCATGTGCCGAGCATGGCACTCCCGATCCCCCTTCTGGTCATGACCATGCCCCCTGTGGTGCCCCTGCAGCAGGGCGGCCCCCCCACGTGTCAGTCCAGCCTTGGCTTCCATCCCACCCATCACTTACCCCTCTCTCAGGTACAACCCACCCCATACCCTACCCTCAACCCTGAGCAGGAACTTGCTGAGCTGCCTGTCCAG GCCATTGCTCCACATGGGACTTTAGGAGACGCTCAGCTTTTGGCTCCTGTTCAGACTCCTCTCTGGGGAAGTAAAGCAGATACAGAAGCTACAGCAGCTGGCCCAGACTTTACAATTGCTCCCACAGTGTCCGTCCTCGATCCAGCCTCTGCCTCCGTCTCAGCTATAGCGCAAGTTGAAACTCAAGGCCCAGCACAAACTCAAGCTCCGGTACGAGCACAAGATGCAGTTCCTGTGTCAGCTCAAGTTGGAACTGTCACTCAAACTCCAACACCCTCCCTTAAAGCCCCAACTCCAGTTCCAATTCAAGTTCCAACCACATCACATTCTCCACACTCAGCACCGGTATCTACGTCCGCTGCCACTTTAGAACTAACAAAAGTCTCCTCTTTGAGCTCTGACACACCTTCAGTTGTGGGAAAACCACAAATCTCAGTCGCAGGTTTAGCGTCTGGTTCAGCGTCTGTCGGTCTGCCGGCAGCAGTCCAgcctgcagccgctgctcccGTCTCTGCCGCAGCTCCGCCTCTGCAGCCTGCTGGCATCCACACAGCGGTCTCATTACCGGAGTGTGCCAACCTGACCACAGCACAACTGAATCTGGAAACCACATCCAGCACCCTTCAGCAGGAACCTTGTTTGGAG GATGTGCATCGGGACAAACCAACATCTTTACCTAGTTATGCATATGACAG tgTGAACTCTGATGTAGCATCTGGTAAAGAAACAAGCGATGGCTACGATAGCTTGGCTAGTGGAGGCAAGGGGGATGGAAAACCCAGGAAACACCATCGCAAATCTGCACGAACACGTTCCAGGCAAGAAAAGACCAGCAAACCCAAACTGAGCATGCTGAAT GTTTGCAACACTGGCGATAAAATGGTCGAATGCCAGCTGGAGACTCACAATCACAAAATGGTGACATTCAAGTTCGATCTGGATGGAGATGCCCCGGAAGAAATCGCCACTTACATG GTGGAAAATGGCTTCATTCTTCCACTGGAGAAGGAAATATTTATAGACCAACTCAAGGATATCGTGGACAAAGCTGAAGACATGCTGAGTGAAGACTTGGAGGGGGAAAGAGACTCGGCTTTGAGTTGTAGTCCACTACAAGGCCAGATGTCTGAAGGGCTGGCAGGAGAG AATCAGCAGTCTGGAGCACAGCAACCTGTCTACCAACAAAATG TCCTGCACACAGGAAAGAGATGGTTCATAATCTGCCCGGTCGAGGAGACGCCCACGTCTAGTCAGGAGACTGCCTCCGATGGGACGGCAACACAGTCACCTGGAAGCTCAGCCGCCACGCAGCCTTCTGACATGAGCACAGCAAGGCCGCCTACATCCAGAG CTGAAAATGGATCCTCCTCTACGATGTCTGGTGGGAGTGGAGGCTTCTCCTATGACGTGTATGGGTTCTGCAGTCCTCCGATCATGTCCAACACAGATCCGCTCCTCCTCGCCACCCTGTCTCCCCCCGTGTCTGCACCTCCGACTCTCCAGTCGGTGTCGTCAGTGGAGCCTGCAGGCAGCTCGCTGCAGCAGAGTGTGCACCAGGCCCAGCCAGCCAGAGCTCAGACGTTCCCCTCATCATCCCCACACGCTTCCTTTGCAGTGGAAGACTCAAAGGGGTCTCCTCTGGGTTCCGTCTCCCCGGTTCATGCATCTCAGCAGATGCCCGATCTGACATGCCCCGCATCGATTGCTGACGAGGtgccctgctgccctctggtCATGCCCCTGTCTCTTGATGTGAGCACTTCACAGGGCGgctctcctctcactcctcttccCCTTCAGGAGTCCGGGTCAGCCAAAGACCAGCCATCCGTCTCCTATGCTCCCGCCGCGCGCGGCGAGCGACCGCAGCAGCCCGTAGTGCTTCACCAGCCCTTTTCTACCGTGGGAGGCACTAAAGTGCCCTCACTGCCCCAAAGCCCGGCGCCATCGCAGCACGCCGTGGGCCCCACGGAGTCCGACGGGGAAGGGCGGATCGGCCGCGGAGGCTTCGTGGACAGCACCATAAAGACTCTGGATGAAAAGTTAAGGAATCTGCTCTATCAGGAATACGCTCCCATGTATCCGTCCGGCAGTTCTGCAGAAACACCAGGATCCGGCACAGAATAcatccagtctcctcctggtccagaCAGCGCCACCGGGGGGTCCGGGAACAGCACGCCGGGGCCAATAGGAGAGGGCCGctacagaggaggagaacagctg CCTCAAATTCCAGAACGAATGGATAGTTTGAGCACACTGAGTGACTCAGCTGTGTGTG CTTCCTTGTCCAGAAGAAATGTTCCTCACTCTATTTCCTGCTCCGGTACTCGAGGTCGATTTAAG ATCATGTCCGTTCCTCCTGAAGTTGCCAACAGGCGAGACGTgaagcagaggagctggagcagcgcCGCCTCTCCGGCTCACCCTGCTGGATATAACGGTGACCACGCTCACCCCGAGGCCATGGCCACCTCAACCACGATCGGCCGTTTCTCCGTGGTGAGCACCGAAGACGACATCACCCAGAGGACACGCTGCAGCCGCTATTCCGCCCCGCCCGATTTCTACCTGGACACGCCTCCCTCCATGGCCAAGCGGGGCTCCCTGCCTCGCGCCGTGACCTCCGCCTCGGTTCCCGTGGACGTCACGGTCCACGCTCGCTTCCTATCCTCAGACTCCGGGGCGGAGAGCAGCCCTGCCAAGCTGGCCCACGCCACCCCGTCCCAGCACTCCCGCTCCGAGCGCAGAGGAAGCGACCTCATGAAGAGGGCGGTGGCCTTCCTCCGCCGCTCcggccgcagcagcagcgtgcaGAGCTCTGACTCGCCGAGCAGGCACGGAGgaggcgtgcacggctctgccTACGCCAGCAGCGACAATGACTCGGAGATGGAGGATTCCGATATCAAGAGGGAACTGCAGAGACTCAGGGAGAA ACATCTGAGGGAGATCTCAGAGCTGCAGGCCCATCAGCGGGGGGAAGTGGAGCTGCTGTATCGCAGGCTCGgcaaacctcctcctcctggcctgGGCCTGTCACACACTGCGCCGCACGCCGGCCGGAGGAAGAGGTCCAGCAAGCACAGACTGAAGCCGGGCAAACTTCTCAGCCCGTTGGTTCAGCAGTTCAGAAATGTCACAACCAAAACCAGTGactccagcagaaaca gtgcTGCTACTGGTGCAGGTGAGCCCACAGTGAGTTTAAATGGCTCTCCGGCCAAAGGTCCTTTCCCCACGCACAGCAGAGCGCGCTCATGCACCAGCCACCTTCCCAGCTCCACGGAGCCGGTGCAGACTCAGCAGCCCTGCTCCCTCAAGGGCTCTCTGTCTTCTGATAATATTTACACTGGACTGCATGGAGATGGCGCCGGAACCCAAGCTCCTCCCGGACAAG gCTGGTCTAATTACCCTCAACCATCTGAGAGAGTCACCTATAAATCCAGTAGCAAGCCACGAGCTAGATTTCTCAGTGGGCCTGTGTCTTTGTCTATCT GGTCAACTCTGAAGCGTTTGTGTCTGGGCAAAGAGCGAGGCAGTAG GTCTGGAGCTTCAGCATCAGGAGCTTTCAATCAACCACAGCAGCTGCCGAGTGGAGTCGCACCTTCTCCCCACCAGCCAGTGATCGGCCTGGCCCAGGCACAGGcaaataacagcaacaacaagagAGGCACGCACAGTGGCACGCCCATGAGTGCCCTGGAAAGCAACCTGGCCGAAGACTTACAGCGCCTCATGGATGACTGGGCCCAGGAGGTTCTGATCGTCACTCACCGACCGCGAACCAACTCTCTGAGCATCAGTGGACAGAAGCTTTGTGATCAGGTTGAGCCGCCAGAACAGCTCTATAGAAACACAGAG ATGCCATCATGGACAGCTCCCGGTTCAGAGGGGAACAGCGCGCCCCTGTCATGGCCTGACAGCCCTGGTACGACGGTGGTAGCCAGGCCCTCTGCAGGGCCCCATCCCAGTTATCAGCTGTGCTCCCCGGCTCCGTTCCAGGCCTTGTCCTCACCTCTTCCCGTCAGCCCTTGGCCCGGGCTGCTCTTTCCCCTCCCGTCAGTCTTTGCCTTCCCTGACATGCCCGCCGCAGCCCAGGATCCCCACTGCCCCGTCCCCGCGCCGTCGTATCAACCAGCTGACCCCAAGGCCAGGACTCTCTAA